A section of the Megasphaera vaginalis (ex Bordigoni et al. 2020) genome encodes:
- a CDS encoding carbamoyl phosphate synthase small subunit, whose protein sequence is MKGRLILENGQQFCGDMLTAAATVGEVVFNTGMTGYQETFTDPSYAGQIITLTYPLIGNYGLFHEIEQADRPYAAGFIVSELCDAPSNWQNEGPLATFIMTHHITCLYHVDTRAITRAIRSHGVMKGVIVPDTMMEEAVKELFDTPLETQLIARVSTKQVKQRGNGQYHVAVMDYGAKDNILRDLIRNDCRITVFPHDTKAEDVLAVRPDGIFLSNGPGDPADVPQCYEEVKKMIGKKPIFGICMGLQLLGLALGGQAKKLAFGHRGSNHPVKDVQTGRVYITSQNHGYIIDETTLPEGVTVTHRSLHDNTLEGFVYPEKRIMCVQYHPEASPGPTDNLYLFGQFIQMMEGN, encoded by the coding sequence ATGAAGGGAAGACTCATCTTAGAAAATGGACAGCAATTTTGCGGCGATATGCTGACTGCTGCCGCAACGGTCGGCGAAGTCGTTTTCAATACGGGCATGACGGGGTATCAGGAAACGTTTACGGATCCGTCTTATGCCGGGCAGATCATCACCTTGACGTATCCGCTTATCGGTAATTACGGCCTCTTTCATGAGATTGAACAGGCTGACAGACCGTATGCGGCCGGGTTTATCGTCAGTGAGCTTTGCGATGCGCCGAGCAATTGGCAGAATGAAGGTCCCCTGGCGACCTTTATTATGACCCATCACATTACCTGTCTCTACCATGTCGATACGCGGGCCATTACCCGAGCAATCCGCAGCCATGGCGTCATGAAGGGCGTTATCGTACCTGATACGATGATGGAAGAAGCGGTAAAGGAGCTGTTTGATACGCCGCTGGAAACGCAGCTTATCGCGCGAGTTTCGACGAAGCAGGTCAAACAGCGGGGGAATGGGCAGTATCACGTCGCCGTCATGGACTACGGTGCCAAAGATAATATTTTGCGTGATCTCATTAGAAATGATTGCCGCATTACCGTTTTTCCCCATGATACGAAAGCGGAAGACGTTTTAGCCGTCCGGCCTGACGGTATTTTCCTTTCCAACGGCCCCGGCGATCCGGCAGATGTGCCGCAGTGCTATGAGGAAGTAAAAAAAATGATCGGCAAAAAGCCGATTTTCGGTATTTGCATGGGGCTTCAACTTTTGGGGCTGGCTCTCGGCGGCCAGGCGAAAAAGCTGGCTTTCGGCCATCGCGGGTCCAATCATCCCGTTAAAGATGTGCAGACGGGACGGGTCTATATTACGTCCCAGAACCACGGTTATATCATTGACGAAACGACGTTGCCGGAAGGCGTTACCGTGACGCATCGCAGCCTTCACGACAATACCCTGGAGGGCTTTGTGTATCCGGAAAAACGGATCATGTGCGTCCAATATCATCCGGAAGCATCGCCGGGACCGACTGATAACTTGTATCTGTTTGGACAATTTATCCAGATGATGGAGGGAAACTAA
- a CDS encoding dihydroorotase, with protein sequence MALLVKNGRVINPALQTDDICDILIDDGKFQAVGKHLQADGAVVFDASGLVVAPGFIDMHVHLRQPGQSGKETIASGTQAAAAGGITRVVTMPNTDPVIDKAIIVEGLKYKAEREGVVKVDVIGALSKNQEGKELSAMGAMADAGAVAFSDDGHYVESADFMRKAMEYADMLHKLVIDHCEDGSLVAGGCMHEGAVSNELGLKGRPAVAEDISVARDILLAEATHAAVHIAHISTKNAVDMVRRAKAKGIRVTAEATPQHMILTDEALRGFDPRFKVNPPLRSEEHRAAVVAGLLDGTIDAIVTDHAPHTWEEKDRSLNLAPSGFVGLETSVGTVLTYLYHTGSVDLTTIVRAMSTAQAEILGLDAGVIAVGKAADLTILDLHKEWVVDSGTFYSKGKSTPFDDMILKGKAVATIVDGEIVMKDGEVLR encoded by the coding sequence ATGGCATTACTCGTTAAGAACGGCAGAGTGATCAATCCGGCGTTACAGACGGACGATATTTGCGATATCTTGATCGACGACGGCAAATTCCAAGCCGTCGGCAAACATCTTCAGGCTGACGGCGCCGTTGTTTTCGATGCATCCGGACTTGTCGTGGCGCCGGGCTTTATCGATATGCATGTTCATTTACGTCAACCTGGACAGTCCGGTAAAGAAACGATCGCCAGCGGTACGCAGGCGGCTGCCGCCGGCGGCATTACACGAGTTGTCACAATGCCGAATACGGATCCCGTTATTGACAAGGCGATTATCGTTGAAGGCTTGAAATACAAGGCGGAACGAGAAGGCGTCGTGAAAGTGGACGTCATCGGAGCGCTCTCGAAAAATCAGGAAGGAAAAGAACTGTCGGCAATGGGGGCTATGGCCGATGCCGGCGCCGTCGCTTTTTCCGACGACGGGCATTATGTGGAAAGCGCCGATTTCATGCGTAAGGCTATGGAATATGCCGATATGCTCCACAAGCTTGTCATTGACCATTGCGAAGACGGCAGCCTTGTTGCCGGCGGCTGTATGCATGAAGGCGCCGTCTCCAACGAGCTTGGCCTGAAAGGGCGTCCGGCTGTGGCTGAAGACATTTCCGTCGCCCGTGACATTCTTTTGGCGGAAGCGACGCATGCTGCCGTCCATATTGCGCACATCAGCACGAAGAACGCCGTCGATATGGTGCGTCGGGCCAAGGCGAAAGGGATCCGTGTCACGGCGGAAGCAACGCCGCAGCATATGATTCTTACCGATGAAGCGCTGCGCGGCTTTGATCCGCGTTTCAAGGTCAACCCGCCGTTGCGGTCGGAAGAACATCGTGCCGCTGTCGTTGCCGGATTGCTCGACGGCACGATCGATGCCATTGTTACCGATCATGCGCCGCATACGTGGGAAGAAAAGGACCGTTCGCTGAATTTGGCGCCGAGCGGTTTTGTCGGTTTGGAAACGAGCGTTGGCACGGTGCTGACCTATCTGTACCATACGGGCAGTGTCGATTTGACGACTATCGTCCGCGCCATGTCGACGGCACAAGCCGAGATTCTGGGTCTTGACGCCGGCGTCATTGCCGTCGGCAAAGCCGCCGACTTGACCATCCTTGATCTGCATAAAGAATGGGTTGTCGATTCGGGGACATTTTATTCGAAAGGCAAATCGACGCCTTTCGACGACATGATTTTGAAGGGGAAGGCTGTCGCAACGATTGTTGACGGTGAAATTGTCATGAAGGACGGGGAGGTATTGCGATGA
- a CDS encoding aspartate carbamoyltransferase catalytic subunit, with product MSLLQGKSLLGLQGATREEIELILRAAARMKAVVNSGNKKLPLLRGKSVVNMFFEPSTRTSGSFEMAANYLDASVVNFTPCGSSLVKGESFRDTLLTVTAMGVDAIVMRHKQEGSPLFAHQCVDPVIINAGDGAHEHPTQALLDLYTIQEVKGRIDGLKVVIVGDIDHSRVARSNVYGLKTMGADVHLVGPRTLLQPELAVALGVTFHYDLDEALEGADVINVLRIQKERQGAGFFPSDGEYYSQFGINAVRLQTAKKDVLILHPGPMNRGLEIGTDICYGSHSSIQEQVKNGLCVRMAVLYLTIIGGDENGITR from the coding sequence ATGAGTCTGTTGCAAGGCAAGAGTCTGTTGGGATTGCAGGGTGCAACGCGAGAAGAAATCGAACTGATCTTGCGCGCCGCCGCCAGGATGAAAGCTGTCGTGAACAGCGGAAATAAGAAGTTGCCCCTCCTGCGGGGGAAGTCGGTCGTCAATATGTTTTTTGAACCGAGCACGCGGACGAGCGGATCCTTTGAAATGGCAGCCAACTATCTCGATGCCAGCGTGGTGAATTTTACGCCGTGCGGCAGTTCGCTGGTCAAAGGCGAAAGCTTTCGCGACACCTTGCTGACCGTTACGGCTATGGGCGTCGACGCTATCGTCATGCGTCACAAGCAGGAAGGCTCGCCACTTTTTGCGCATCAGTGCGTGGATCCTGTTATCATTAACGCCGGTGACGGCGCCCACGAGCATCCGACGCAGGCACTGCTGGATCTCTATACGATACAAGAAGTGAAAGGGCGCATTGACGGCTTGAAAGTCGTCATCGTCGGCGATATCGATCACAGCCGCGTGGCTCGTTCCAACGTTTACGGCTTGAAGACAATGGGCGCCGATGTTCACCTTGTCGGCCCGCGCACGTTGTTGCAGCCGGAACTGGCCGTGGCTCTCGGCGTCACCTTCCATTATGATCTGGACGAAGCCCTTGAAGGTGCTGATGTCATCAACGTTCTGCGGATTCAGAAAGAGCGGCAAGGCGCCGGCTTTTTCCCCAGCGATGGTGAGTATTACAGTCAATTCGGCATTAATGCGGTACGGCTGCAAACAGCGAAAAAAGACGTTCTCATTCTGCACCCGGGACCGATGAATCGCGGTTTGGAAATCGGTACGGACATTTGTTACGGCAGCCATTCGTCCATTCAGGAACAGGTCAAGAACGGCTTGTGCGTACGCATGGCGGTACTTTATTTAACGATTATAGGAGGAGACGAAAATGGCATTACTCGTTAA